A DNA window from Xanthomonas campestris pv. campestris str. ATCC 33913 contains the following coding sequences:
- a CDS encoding TonB-dependent receptor codes for MDSTSSSRVRHPATLALLLVPLALPAYAQQTPDGAASTPAAAEPDGGAQVSTLDQVQVVGQAMTYSKTTVSKEMLDRQFVLGSVNDALNELPGVVVTEADAFGSSDWGTQISMRGFVSNRDTQQIGTTIDGVPNGGSAYGGGSKANRFIDMPDLETVEVSQGTADIASRSNEALGGTLNYLTGEPLAEQRVRVIGGIGDNQARKYYARYDTGLLGGHTRAWVSGSSARNDDWIDGSGHTRRDHLAGKFVSSLDKWTLSGYLSYDDADESEYTSVTPAQFARDPEHDLLTGTLTGIPYLDQNYRSGSRALRENTFGYLRGAFDGGNGFKTTLTGYAHRMQGRGDWIPPYLVDVTNDGAGAPESEARGGNTVYAGSDLGKLYYLTPGGAAATQLAGCTGSDAVPAESNPACYPAGSVPVQSYRHSHYDNHRAGAMADVEWRHDLGPIDNTVRAGAWLERYDRSVTRDWHRLLNVGTNISFDHQPYWVQFKDNYQTDEQMYYVEDVMRYGAFAWRVGVKQFFVDQTRDRRIGDAQHVESDAHSDALLSAGLTWTTPVQGLEAFAGYSQNFAAIPSGVLGETDPVALSRVQPETADNIELGLRISRWPLTGSVTLYDIRFDNRIVYVPANFVSGIDYLGETDGVYENFGGVHARGVEAALGYGWDNGWRLNGAYTYNKADYLGSGDAARDTAVEITPGAQVIGQPRNTLVVSADWRGDAWRFGVSGRYLGKRYLDASNRAALNGVTTFDANLGLELSQLSAQLKGMQVALNVSNLTDKRYLEGVDGSDSAFIAAPRTLGLTLTLDL; via the coding sequence ATGGATTCGACGTCCTCCTCGCGCGTGCGCCACCCGGCCACGCTGGCCCTGCTGCTGGTTCCGCTCGCCCTGCCCGCGTACGCCCAGCAAACGCCCGACGGCGCCGCGTCGACACCGGCAGCCGCCGAACCAGACGGCGGCGCGCAGGTGTCCACGCTGGACCAGGTGCAGGTTGTCGGGCAGGCGATGACGTATTCCAAGACCACGGTGAGCAAGGAAATGCTGGACCGCCAGTTCGTGCTGGGCAGCGTCAACGATGCGCTCAACGAACTGCCCGGCGTGGTGGTCACCGAAGCCGATGCGTTCGGCTCCTCGGACTGGGGCACGCAGATCAGCATGCGCGGCTTCGTCAGCAACCGCGATACGCAGCAGATTGGCACCACCATCGACGGCGTGCCCAACGGCGGCTCGGCCTACGGCGGCGGCTCCAAGGCGAATCGTTTCATCGACATGCCGGATCTTGAAACCGTCGAGGTGAGCCAGGGCACTGCCGATATCGCCTCGCGCTCCAACGAAGCGCTGGGCGGCACCTTGAACTACCTCACCGGCGAGCCGCTCGCAGAACAGCGCGTGCGCGTGATCGGCGGCATTGGCGACAACCAGGCGCGCAAGTATTACGCGCGCTACGACACCGGCCTGCTCGGCGGCCATACCCGCGCCTGGGTCAGCGGCTCATCGGCACGCAATGACGACTGGATCGACGGCAGCGGCCACACCCGCCGCGATCATCTGGCTGGCAAGTTCGTCAGCAGCTTGGACAAGTGGACCTTGAGCGGCTATCTGTCCTACGACGATGCCGACGAATCCGAATACACCAGCGTGACTCCGGCGCAGTTCGCACGCGACCCGGAGCACGACCTGCTGACCGGCACGCTCACCGGCATTCCGTATCTGGACCAAAACTACCGCTCCGGCTCCCGCGCATTGCGCGAGAACACCTTCGGCTATCTGCGCGGCGCCTTCGATGGCGGCAACGGCTTCAAGACCACGCTCACCGGCTACGCGCATCGCATGCAAGGCCGCGGCGACTGGATTCCGCCGTATCTGGTGGACGTCACCAACGACGGCGCGGGCGCGCCGGAATCGGAGGCGCGCGGCGGCAACACGGTGTATGCCGGCAGCGACCTGGGCAAGCTGTATTACCTCACACCGGGCGGCGCGGCGGCGACGCAGCTGGCCGGCTGCACCGGCAGCGATGCGGTGCCGGCCGAATCCAACCCGGCCTGCTATCCGGCAGGGTCGGTACCGGTGCAGTCGTATCGCCATAGCCATTACGACAATCACCGCGCCGGTGCCATGGCCGATGTGGAATGGCGCCACGACCTGGGCCCGATCGACAACACCGTACGTGCCGGCGCCTGGCTGGAGCGCTACGACCGCAGCGTCACCCGCGACTGGCATCGCCTGCTCAATGTCGGCACCAACATCAGCTTCGACCATCAGCCGTACTGGGTGCAGTTCAAGGACAACTACCAGACCGACGAACAGATGTATTACGTCGAAGATGTGATGCGCTACGGTGCGTTTGCCTGGCGCGTGGGCGTCAAGCAGTTCTTCGTCGACCAGACCCGCGACCGCCGCATCGGCGATGCGCAGCATGTGGAATCGGACGCGCATTCGGACGCGCTGCTCTCGGCCGGCCTGACCTGGACCACGCCGGTGCAAGGGCTGGAAGCCTTCGCCGGCTATTCGCAGAACTTCGCGGCGATTCCGTCCGGCGTGCTGGGCGAGACCGACCCGGTCGCGCTCAGCCGCGTGCAACCGGAAACCGCCGACAACATCGAACTGGGCCTGCGCATCAGCCGCTGGCCGTTGACCGGCAGCGTCACGCTGTACGACATCCGCTTCGACAACCGCATTGTCTACGTGCCGGCCAACTTCGTCAGCGGCATCGACTACCTGGGCGAAACCGATGGCGTTTACGAAAACTTCGGCGGCGTGCATGCGCGCGGCGTGGAAGCAGCCCTGGGCTACGGCTGGGACAACGGCTGGCGCCTCAACGGTGCCTACACCTACAACAAGGCCGATTACCTGGGCAGCGGCGATGCCGCGCGCGACACCGCGGTGGAGATCACCCCCGGTGCGCAGGTCATCGGCCAACCGCGCAACACGCTGGTGGTGTCGGCCGATTGGCGCGGCGATGCCTGGCGTTTCGGCGTCTCCGGCCGCTATCTGGGCAAGCGCTATCTGGATGCCTCCAACCGCGCCGCGCTCAATGGCGTGACCACCTTCGATGCCAATCTCGGCCTGGAACTGTCGCAACTTTCCGCGCAGCTCAAGGGCATGCAGGTGGCGCTCAATGTCAGCAACCTCACCGACAAGCGCTACCTGGAAGGCGTGGATGGCAGCGACAGCGCGTTCATTGCCGCACCGCGCACGTTGGGGCTGACCTTGACGCTGGATCTTTGA
- a CDS encoding YcxB family protein, whose product MINATISLEDHLAAQRLHARHTAKRLIVVLVVLLLIGMGLLQLIGAGDIIGPVLIGAGGGGLIGLAVLHVWGLPRKIKRLHAQQAALRHTYTYAWDDTGLEITWADGHLRRPWSDYIRCRENERVLLLYHNDRLFELFAPHWFADRAQYEAFRHFALQVGKASARR is encoded by the coding sequence ATGATCAACGCCACCATCAGCCTGGAAGACCATCTGGCCGCGCAGCGCCTGCATGCGCGGCATACGGCCAAGCGGTTGATCGTGGTGCTGGTGGTCCTGCTGCTGATCGGGATGGGTTTGCTTCAACTGATCGGGGCCGGCGACATCATCGGCCCGGTGCTGATCGGCGCGGGCGGCGGCGGCTTGATCGGCCTGGCGGTGTTGCACGTCTGGGGCTTGCCACGAAAGATCAAGCGCCTGCATGCGCAGCAGGCCGCGCTGCGGCACACCTACACCTATGCGTGGGACGACACCGGGCTGGAAATCACCTGGGCAGACGGGCATCTGCGCCGTCCCTGGTCCGATTACATCCGCTGCCGCGAAAACGAGCGCGTGCTGTTGCTGTATCACAACGACCGGTTATTCGAGCTGTTCGCTCCGCACTGGTTCGCCGACAGGGCGCAGTACGAAGCGTTTCGCCACTTTGCGTTGCAGGTGGGGAAGGCGTCCGCGCGCCGTTGA
- the ampR gene encoding LysR family transcriptional regulator AmpR, producing MPRPRLPLNALRAFEAAARHQNLTRAAGELCVSQAALSHQIKALEQQLGTSLFHRLPRGVALTDEGAALAPVLGDAFDRIAATLERFAGGRYREVLSLGVVATFATGWLLPRVAAFHAAHPDIELRLSTHNNRVDLAGEGLDLAIRFGDGDWQGQIAHAVMEAPFAPVCAPAMARALHTPADLAHVPLLRSYRPDEWAQWFRAAGTSEVPARGAMFDSSLALASAAAAGAGVALLPLRLFAQDLGAGRLACPFPIEIDAGRYWLTRLRSRPESDAEARLRAWLLAEQQRAD from the coding sequence ATGCCCAGACCGCGTCTCCCGCTCAATGCCCTGCGCGCGTTCGAGGCCGCCGCACGCCATCAGAACCTGACCCGCGCGGCCGGCGAGCTGTGCGTCAGCCAGGCCGCGCTCAGCCACCAGATCAAGGCATTGGAGCAACAGCTGGGCACCAGCCTGTTCCACCGCCTGCCGCGCGGGGTCGCGCTCACCGACGAGGGCGCCGCGCTGGCGCCGGTGCTGGGCGACGCATTCGACCGCATTGCCGCCACGCTGGAGCGCTTTGCCGGCGGCCGCTATCGCGAAGTGCTCAGCTTGGGCGTGGTGGCCACGTTTGCCACCGGCTGGTTGCTGCCGCGCGTGGCCGCCTTCCACGCGGCACATCCGGACATCGAACTGCGCCTGTCGACCCACAACAATCGGGTGGATCTGGCCGGCGAAGGGCTGGATCTGGCAATCCGCTTCGGCGACGGCGACTGGCAGGGGCAGATTGCGCATGCCGTGATGGAGGCACCGTTTGCGCCGGTATGCGCCCCGGCGATGGCGCGTGCCTTGCACACGCCTGCCGATCTGGCCCACGTGCCGTTGCTGCGTTCGTACCGGCCGGACGAATGGGCACAGTGGTTTCGTGCTGCCGGCACCTCGGAGGTGCCTGCGCGTGGCGCGATGTTCGATTCGTCGCTGGCACTGGCCAGTGCGGCCGCGGCTGGCGCTGGTGTGGCGTTGTTGCCGCTGCGCTTGTTTGCCCAGGACCTGGGCGCGGGGCGATTGGCCTGCCCATTCCCGATCGAGATCGATGCGGGGCGCTACTGGTTGACCCGGTTGCGCTCGCGCCCGGAAAGCGACGCCGAAGCCCGGCTGCGCGCCTGGCTGCTGGCCGAACAGCAGCGCGCCGATTGA
- the ggpS gene encoding glucosylglycerol-phosphate synthase, whose amino-acid sequence MILATDLDGTFLAGSAEHRHQLYRLVDQHPEIRLIFITGRGLEAVMPLLTDPTIPRPDYVVCDVGATVVDGHTLQPLQPLQSMIDAHWPGEQVVAQAMRAFPQLQRQDMPQERRCSYFCDPHTLAPLRAQIEQTARALGCDVLYSADRYLDILPPDTDKGRTLGALARQLELPRERILVAGDTLNDLSMYLAGFRGVCVGDSEAALTQATAQLDATYHASAPGCGGILEAIAHFGLLADDDPHVPAVQAPRKGGAELVMVYHRLPYDEVVEHGELVRRAPRSPNGIIPSLLSFFEGGQRGSWVAWSVDDPKRGPFQTHTEVDAQRYPTLTAARVPLSKSEVDIFYKRFSKEAFWPMLHVFWERARFREDDWQVFLAVNRKFAQATSAEAAHGATVWIHDYNLWMVPAYLRELRPDLKIAFFHHTYFPSADVFNVVPWRREIIGSLMCCDYVGFHIPRQVENFVDVVRGVMPVERLAQESCAPRFLTYGCAVGLDTMTTCLRVADRDVALGAHPVGTDLRRIRAALSKPDVRNDIFKLRREIGARKLVLSVERLDYTKGTLAKLEAFERLLDSQRQLLGKVTLLMVCVPAAREMTIYRTLQTQIEQAVGRINGRFSRLDWTPVRFFAQALPFEQVVAHYAAAQVMWITPLRDGLNLVAKEFVAVQGIEGGSGVLVLSEFAGAAAELKGAVLTNPHDPADLAAGLLQALAMPDDEAAGRLRQLYDSVEYYNIDHWGRDFLDAVARSRGAHARVPLAAASTVAEPVA is encoded by the coding sequence GTGATCCTGGCCACCGACCTGGATGGCACCTTCCTGGCCGGCTCTGCAGAACACCGTCACCAGCTGTATCGCCTGGTCGACCAGCATCCCGAAATCCGCCTGATCTTCATTACCGGGCGCGGACTCGAAGCGGTGATGCCCTTGCTCACCGACCCCACCATTCCCCGGCCCGACTATGTGGTGTGCGACGTGGGTGCCACCGTGGTGGACGGCCACACGCTGCAACCGTTGCAGCCCCTGCAATCGATGATCGACGCGCACTGGCCCGGCGAGCAGGTGGTGGCGCAGGCGATGCGCGCATTCCCGCAATTGCAGCGCCAGGACATGCCGCAGGAGCGCCGCTGCTCGTATTTCTGCGATCCGCACACGCTGGCGCCGCTGCGTGCGCAGATCGAGCAGACCGCGCGCGCGCTTGGTTGCGACGTGCTGTATTCGGCCGACCGCTATCTGGACATTCTGCCGCCCGATACCGACAAGGGCCGCACCCTGGGCGCGTTGGCACGCCAGCTGGAGCTGCCGCGCGAGCGCATCCTGGTGGCCGGCGACACGCTCAACGATCTCTCCATGTATCTGGCCGGTTTCCGCGGCGTCTGCGTGGGCGATTCGGAAGCGGCCTTGACGCAGGCCACTGCGCAGTTGGATGCGACCTATCACGCCAGTGCGCCCGGGTGCGGCGGCATCCTGGAGGCGATTGCGCACTTCGGCCTGCTTGCCGACGACGACCCGCACGTGCCGGCGGTGCAGGCCCCGCGCAAGGGCGGCGCCGAGCTGGTGATGGTCTATCACCGCCTGCCGTATGACGAAGTGGTCGAGCACGGCGAGCTGGTGCGCCGCGCGCCGCGCTCGCCCAACGGCATCATTCCCTCGCTGCTGAGCTTCTTCGAAGGTGGCCAGCGCGGCTCGTGGGTGGCCTGGAGCGTGGACGACCCCAAGCGCGGGCCGTTCCAGACCCACACCGAGGTGGATGCGCAGCGCTACCCGACGCTCACCGCCGCACGCGTGCCGCTGAGCAAGAGCGAGGTGGACATCTTCTACAAGCGGTTTTCCAAGGAAGCGTTCTGGCCGATGCTGCATGTGTTCTGGGAACGCGCGCGCTTCCGCGAGGACGACTGGCAGGTATTTCTTGCAGTCAACCGCAAGTTTGCACAGGCCACCTCGGCCGAGGCCGCGCACGGCGCCACGGTCTGGATCCATGACTACAACCTGTGGATGGTGCCGGCGTACCTGCGCGAGCTGCGCCCGGATCTGAAGATCGCGTTCTTCCATCACACCTACTTCCCCTCGGCTGACGTGTTCAATGTGGTGCCATGGCGCCGCGAGATCATCGGTAGCCTGATGTGCTGCGATTACGTGGGCTTCCATATCCCGCGCCAGGTGGAGAACTTCGTGGACGTGGTGCGCGGCGTGATGCCGGTGGAACGACTGGCGCAGGAAAGCTGCGCGCCACGGTTTCTCACCTATGGCTGCGCGGTGGGCCTGGACACCATGACCACCTGCCTGCGTGTTGCCGATCGCGACGTGGCGCTGGGCGCGCATCCGGTGGGCACCGACCTGCGCCGCATTCGCGCCGCGCTGAGCAAGCCGGACGTGCGCAACGACATCTTCAAGCTGCGCCGCGAGATCGGTGCGCGCAAGCTGGTGTTGTCGGTGGAGCGGCTGGATTACACCAAGGGCACGCTGGCGAAACTGGAGGCGTTCGAGCGCCTGCTCGACAGCCAGCGGCAGCTGCTGGGCAAGGTCACCTTGCTGATGGTGTGCGTGCCGGCGGCGCGCGAGATGACCATCTACCGCACCTTGCAGACGCAGATCGAACAGGCGGTGGGCCGCATCAACGGGCGGTTCTCGCGGCTGGACTGGACGCCGGTGCGCTTCTTCGCACAGGCCCTGCCGTTCGAGCAGGTGGTGGCGCATTACGCCGCCGCGCAGGTGATGTGGATCACGCCGCTGCGCGATGGCTTGAATCTGGTGGCCAAGGAGTTCGTGGCGGTGCAAGGCATCGAAGGCGGCAGCGGCGTGCTGGTGCTGAGCGAATTTGCCGGCGCGGCTGCAGAACTCAAAGGCGCGGTACTGACCAACCCGCACGACCCGGCCGATCTGGCGGCCGGCCTGTTGCAGGCACTGGCGATGCCCGATGACGAGGCGGCCGGGCGCCTGCGGCAGCTGTACGACAGCGTGGAGTACTACAACATCGACCACTGGGGGCGCGACTTCCTGGACGCGGTGGCACGTAGCCGTGGCGCGCATGCCCGTGTGCCCTTGGCGGCGGCCAGCACGGTGGCCGAGCCGGTCGCCTAG
- a CDS encoding alpha/beta hydrolase, with translation MHWLRVARTAALALLLAPAVAPARAWLPPPGHVQMPLWPTVVPDALPHPRPESVGTGEGKRPWTKVGDVSRPTITFYAPKGQNTGAAAVVFPGGGYQVLAMDLEGTDICDWLSGRGITCVLLKYRVPNSGPTWTNGGRYYPKVQTALQDAQRALGLVRQHADDWGVDPHRVGVIGFSAGGHLVAAMSTHFTRRTYPSVDAADAQSCRPDFAIAVYPGHLWAHEDEDRAKRDPTHLPLRPDITVTADTPPTFLLQAEDDEVDGVSQSLAYYVALKQAGVPAEMHLYAEGGHAFGLRAGKLPIAQWPHLVETWLGTIGMLGTASAP, from the coding sequence ATGCACTGGCTTCGTGTTGCCCGGACTGCGGCGCTGGCGTTGCTGCTCGCTCCCGCCGTGGCGCCGGCGCGCGCCTGGCTGCCGCCACCTGGTCACGTCCAGATGCCGCTCTGGCCGACCGTGGTGCCTGACGCGTTGCCTCACCCACGCCCCGAATCGGTCGGCACCGGCGAGGGCAAGCGCCCCTGGACCAAGGTGGGCGATGTCAGTCGCCCGACGATCACGTTCTATGCCCCCAAGGGGCAGAACACCGGCGCGGCGGCGGTGGTGTTTCCCGGTGGCGGCTACCAGGTGCTGGCCATGGACCTGGAAGGCACCGACATATGCGATTGGTTGAGTGGGCGCGGCATCACCTGCGTGCTGCTCAAGTACCGCGTCCCGAATTCGGGGCCGACCTGGACCAATGGTGGCCGCTATTACCCCAAGGTGCAGACGGCCTTGCAGGATGCGCAGCGCGCACTGGGCCTGGTGCGCCAGCATGCCGACGACTGGGGCGTGGACCCGCACAGGGTCGGCGTCATCGGGTTTTCCGCCGGTGGCCACCTCGTGGCTGCGATGAGTACGCATTTCACCCGGCGCACGTACCCATCGGTCGACGCGGCCGATGCACAGTCCTGCCGCCCGGACTTTGCCATTGCCGTCTATCCGGGCCATCTGTGGGCGCACGAGGATGAGGATCGTGCCAAGCGTGATCCAACGCATCTGCCGCTGCGGCCGGACATCACCGTGACCGCCGACACGCCACCCACCTTCCTGCTGCAGGCCGAGGACGACGAGGTGGATGGCGTCAGCCAGTCACTGGCCTACTACGTGGCCCTCAAGCAGGCTGGCGTGCCGGCGGAAATGCATCTGTACGCCGAAGGTGGGCATGCGTTCGGTCTGCGTGCAGGCAAGCTGCCGATCGCGCAGTGGCCGCACCTGGTGGAAACCTGGCTGGGGACGATCGGCATGCTGGGCACGGCCAGCGCGCCGTGA
- a CDS encoding phosphocholine-specific phospholipase C — protein sequence MIDLPRRRMLQAGLAGGASTLLPSIARAAAIAPDRRSGTLEDLQHVVILMQENRAFDHYFGSLPGVRGFGDRFPIPAPPLPGAPARTVWLQPSEDGRQWLAPFALDTAAQFGYMRVQGTPHSWVDAQRAWDHGRLGNWPAAKHNHALGYYRRADIPFQFALADAFTVCDAYHAAIQTGTNSNRVFLWTGGNDPQARAGGPVIGNSHDNFPALGGFAEPYRWTTYVEQLQRAGVSWQIYQDMRDNFTDNPLAGFDVFRQAYSQTPGHDAQLRARGVSTRGVEQLREDVIGGRLPSVSFILADAAGSEHPDPSSPAQGAAYTARVLDALTADPQVWSRTALLLMFDENDGFFDHMPPPAPPSPDPRAAGGFAGASSIATDDEYHRHPAPGEQKVDLPELRGRPYGLGPRVPLYVLSPWSRGGWVDSQVYDHTSVLRLLERRFGVPCTAITPWRRAVCGDLTAAFDFSRTDTRPFVGTLPDISATATRAAALHQHTLPPLPPTLQPPEQAFGLRRSRAVPYRPRVQLDVVQARGEVELRMANAGAAAVLHVYDRYDLAAIPRRYTVGADAPLDGTWTTYDGRYDLWVLGPNGFHRHYRGNVGAAPLVAEIAQDPDDAQALRLTLYNPGSVPVAVTLQPAAYANAQPREGVTIAPGQRHQRSWSAVATGGWYDLWIEHDGAHQRLAGRVETGADSVSDPAMGGAARLYQDDPGAIGALG from the coding sequence ATGATCGATCTTCCTCGCCGCCGCATGCTGCAGGCCGGCCTTGCCGGTGGCGCTTCCACCTTGCTGCCGAGCATCGCGCGGGCAGCGGCCATCGCACCGGATCGCCGCAGCGGCACGCTGGAAGACCTGCAGCATGTGGTGATCCTGATGCAGGAAAACCGCGCGTTCGATCATTACTTCGGCAGCCTGCCGGGCGTCCGTGGCTTCGGCGACCGCTTTCCGATTCCCGCGCCACCGCTGCCGGGCGCGCCTGCGCGCACCGTGTGGCTGCAACCCAGCGAGGACGGCCGCCAATGGCTGGCACCGTTCGCGCTGGATACCGCAGCGCAGTTCGGCTACATGCGTGTGCAGGGCACGCCACACAGCTGGGTGGACGCGCAGCGCGCCTGGGATCACGGCCGGCTCGGCAACTGGCCGGCGGCCAAGCACAACCACGCGCTGGGGTATTACCGCCGCGCGGACATTCCGTTCCAGTTCGCGCTGGCCGATGCGTTCACCGTCTGCGATGCGTACCACGCCGCGATCCAGACCGGCACCAACTCCAACCGCGTGTTCCTGTGGACCGGCGGCAACGATCCGCAGGCGCGCGCCGGTGGGCCGGTGATCGGCAACTCGCACGACAACTTTCCCGCCCTGGGCGGGTTCGCCGAGCCCTATCGCTGGACCACGTATGTGGAGCAATTGCAGCGTGCCGGCGTGTCCTGGCAGATCTACCAGGACATGCGCGACAACTTCACCGACAACCCGCTGGCCGGCTTCGACGTCTTCCGCCAGGCCTACAGCCAGACGCCCGGCCACGATGCGCAGCTGCGCGCGCGTGGGGTGAGTACGCGTGGCGTGGAGCAACTGCGCGAAGACGTCATCGGCGGGCGCCTGCCGTCGGTGAGTTTCATCCTTGCCGATGCCGCCGGCAGCGAGCATCCAGACCCCTCCAGCCCGGCCCAGGGCGCGGCCTATACCGCGCGCGTGCTGGATGCGCTCACCGCCGATCCGCAGGTGTGGAGCCGCACGGCCTTGCTGCTGATGTTCGACGAGAACGATGGCTTCTTCGATCACATGCCGCCGCCGGCGCCGCCTTCGCCGGACCCACGTGCGGCCGGCGGCTTTGCCGGTGCGTCGAGCATCGCCACCGACGACGAGTATCACCGCCACCCGGCGCCGGGCGAGCAGAAGGTGGACCTGCCGGAGTTGCGCGGGCGCCCGTACGGCCTGGGCCCGCGCGTGCCGCTGTACGTACTCTCGCCCTGGAGCCGCGGCGGCTGGGTGGATTCGCAGGTCTACGACCACACCTCGGTGCTGCGCCTGCTGGAGCGGCGCTTCGGCGTGCCATGCACTGCAATTACCCCGTGGCGGCGCGCGGTGTGTGGCGATCTCACCGCGGCGTTCGATTTCAGCCGCACGGACACGCGCCCGTTCGTCGGCACGCTGCCGGATATTAGCGCCACCGCCACGCGCGCCGCCGCCCTGCACCAACACACGTTGCCACCGCTGCCGCCCACCTTGCAGCCACCGGAGCAAGCTTTCGGCCTCCGGCGTTCGCGCGCGGTGCCGTATCGCCCCCGTGTGCAACTCGATGTCGTACAGGCCCGCGGCGAAGTGGAGTTGCGCATGGCCAATGCCGGCGCGGCGGCCGTGCTGCACGTCTACGACCGCTACGACCTGGCCGCGATTCCGCGCCGCTACACCGTCGGCGCCGATGCGCCGCTGGACGGCACCTGGACCACCTACGACGGCCGCTACGACCTGTGGGTTCTCGGGCCGAACGGGTTCCATCGCCATTACCGCGGCAATGTGGGCGCAGCGCCCCTAGTCGCCGAGATCGCGCAAGATCCCGATGATGCACAGGCGCTCCGCCTGACGCTATACAACCCCGGCAGCGTGCCGGTCGCGGTCACGCTGCAACCGGCCGCGTATGCCAACGCGCAACCGCGCGAGGGTGTCACCATCGCACCCGGGCAGCGTCATCAGCGCAGTTGGAGCGCCGTGGCCACCGGCGGCTGGTACGACCTGTGGATCGAGCACGACGGCGCACACCAACGCTTGGCCGGCCGCGTGGAAACCGGAGCAGACAGCGTCAGCGACCCGGCCATGGGCGGGGCGGCACGCTTGTATCAGGACGACCCGGGCGCGATCGGCGCGCTCGGCTGA
- the bla gene encoding class A beta-lactamase, translated as MLNRRQFLSMTGASVLIAASRPAWALSPVVNVDDMLRARWAEIQRGTGGRLGTCLLDSGSGWRIGQRENERFPMCSTFKFVLAAAVLQRVDKGELRLTQQIKIRASDMLEHAPVTERHVGGSLSVAELCQATMIHSDNPAANLLFPLIGDPPGLTRFLRGIGDTKTRSDRLEPAMNGFAPGEPRDTTTPAAMAATLRTLLLGDALQPASRKQLTAWMIDNRTGDDCLRAGLPRDWKIGDKTGSNGTDTRNDIAIIWPPGRAAPLLLTAYLNGATVDAAARDAALKAVAEAVRDLVG; from the coding sequence ATGTTGAACCGACGGCAGTTCCTGTCCATGACCGGCGCAAGCGTGCTGATTGCGGCGTCCCGTCCCGCATGGGCGCTCTCCCCGGTGGTGAACGTGGACGATATGTTGCGTGCGCGCTGGGCCGAGATCCAACGCGGCACCGGCGGCCGCCTGGGGACGTGCCTGCTCGACAGCGGCTCCGGATGGCGCATCGGCCAGCGCGAGAACGAGCGCTTTCCAATGTGCAGCACCTTCAAATTTGTATTGGCTGCGGCGGTGCTGCAGCGGGTGGACAAGGGGGAGCTGCGGTTGACGCAGCAGATCAAGATCCGCGCCTCCGACATGCTCGAACATGCGCCGGTCACCGAGCGCCATGTCGGCGGCTCACTGAGCGTGGCCGAGCTGTGCCAGGCCACGATGATCCATAGCGACAACCCGGCCGCCAACCTGCTGTTTCCGTTGATCGGTGACCCGCCGGGCCTGACCCGCTTCCTGCGCGGGATCGGTGATACGAAGACCCGCAGTGACCGCCTCGAGCCGGCGATGAACGGGTTCGCCCCAGGCGAGCCGCGCGACACCACCACGCCGGCGGCGATGGCCGCGACCCTGCGCACGCTGCTGCTTGGCGATGCGCTGCAACCGGCGTCGCGCAAACAGCTCACCGCCTGGATGATCGACAACCGCACCGGCGACGATTGCCTGCGCGCCGGCCTGCCGCGCGACTGGAAGATCGGCGACAAGACCGGCAGCAATGGCACCGACACCCGTAACGACATCGCGATCATCTGGCCGCCCGGGCGCGCGGCGCCGTTGCTGCTGACCGCGTATCTCAACGGTGCCACCGTCGATGCGGCCGCCCGCGACGCCGCGTTGAAGGCGGTGGCGGAAGCGGTACGCGACCTCGTGGGTTGA